In the Arachis hypogaea cultivar Tifrunner chromosome 20, arahy.Tifrunner.gnm2.J5K5, whole genome shotgun sequence genome, aagaaaaaatCTCCTGGAAGTCAATATAAAACCTCACTACCCATAATACATGGTGTTCTTCGACTTATTGTTACTCTAAATGGTAAGGATGTTATTGATTGTGAACCATTATTAGGTTATTTAcacagaaaaatgaaaaaaattacaaaaaaattgaaCAATTACACGATATATGCCTTAATTTTAGAGAGGGAGATGAGAAATGGACAACAATCGTCTCCGTCCCTGCTCTCCTATATTAAGATTGTCATCTCTATCCATGGCCATGGTCTCAAATTTTAATTGTGGGTCCGCGATCGAGCATTATGTACTAGGGATGGTAACGCAGGGGAGTATAGTGATTTttcgataaaaaaaatttatgtaattaAGAAACGAATTATCTAAGATAATAACgcaatataaatatatatctaaatattaaaattttaaaattaaaacaaacattgtatgaaaattatatattaatattaaatactaatattatttaaattgattattttatgtataattaTCTTTAAGAAAAGAATTCTCACgaaatagaaataattatattatgtatacACTAAATGTTAACCATTAAATTAGTTATCGAtttaaagtatatattaaaatataaatacatattaaaaataaattaaataatacatatattttttaatatataataactaatttaataactaatttttcgTATGtatatagaatttttaaaataggaaataTTAATTGTCATCCCCACTCCAAATTCATGTTAGGAGATCTTTATTCATTTCCAACTCCacgaaaaaaattttgtttatatttcCATTCCtatcttcaaatatttctacgGATACCCTAGTTGTGATGTGTACCCCTGCTATGGTTGCAGTGTGAAAACTGTGTTTATATCTAGAAAATTAGTTTGTCGGATATTGCACAACCTTTATGCAATTTCGTGACAGTATACAATGGTTGCATTATATTCTATTGACGTAAATAGTTGTTTCACGCAATAATTGATAATTTGATATGCTTTATGCTTCAATTTTAGAATTATagttataaatataaatagaattttatttctttttcaaattgtatttatattttaatatatttttttgtatatgaataacaaatattaataatatcgaTCTAACTAATTATACTTTTTTAACGGTTAGGGACTAAGCTACAAAATACCAACAGCATAAATAATAATTACCTTTGACTTATAAATATAAGCAATAAGCAATTAGTTAATCAGTAATgctaagaaaaaagaataatataaagttatcttatttaagttaatatatatatatatatatatataacatctaaaattacatatttattatatttaatattatgtatttattttaaaaataattaataaatattaaataaaatcattttaaattagtttgagcttatttttattatttaccaaATATGTCTGTTAACTaataatatatacaaataattCTAATTGAATACAACTTTttcaaataacttaaaaaaaaaatcaaatttaatattaattttaagattttttattagatttttttcatacataaaaattaattcattttaattctaCGTCAGGAGTCTAAATCTAGTTTTAAATCAAATGGATATGGGAAATGGGAAGTAGTTACTAGTTAGCATGAGGCAGGTATAGGTTATGTATGCTTCGTTACAGTATGAGTTATGATCATAACTGCTATTTGACTGAAACAGTCATGGTTAGCAAACTTTTTCGATACCTTATATACAAATACAGTAAATGATGATAATTAATTTGTTGTTGCAACCAAAGAATGAATACAATTGATCAGAAATGAATCGCAGGCAATACAGAATCCCTTCATCAATAAGGACTAGGTTAAGGCTTAGCTCACTAGTTTGACTGGAAGGATGAGAGACTCATCACTTGGCTGGGTGCGTCTTCCTCTTAGAAAAGAACATGACAACTTTTGTTGGGAATAGTGacttgagcttcttcttcttcttggtctTTGTATCTGGGGCAGGGGCTGGAGCTTCTGGGGCAGAGGCAGGGCCGGTGCCTGGCGCTGATTCAGTTAGGACTGAGGCATCGTTACAGTTGGAGCTTGACAAATGTTGGTCGGGAAGAGGAGTTGCAGCATCAACAATAGCTTCAACCTCGGTATCAGTATCGGGACTAAGTTCATCAGCCTTTCTCTGCTGCTCCTCCTGTTCAGTAATCCATGTTCTCAACTCATATTCGAtagctagctttccttctttgGCCCTATCAGCGTTCTCGGTGGCAATCTTGAGAGACTCCCTTCTCACAGACAACTCCTCGTTAAGTTCTTCCAGCTTCTCCAAGCTCCTCAACTCCAACTCCTTTGCCTTCTCAATTTGAGCATTAGCAGCTGCAATCCTAGCATTGGCTTGCTCCTCCGCTTTGTAGGTTCGCTTGCTCAGCTCCTGGTATTCGTCCAGTGTCAGGGTCACCTTGGAAGGGTCGCTCTCATTCCCGCTTTTGCCTGTTTCCGTCTTTTCCAGTGCCTTGATTGCATCTCTTGCAAACTTCTCGGAGACCTTGGCCGATTCGATCTCCTTCTCTGTTGACAGCAGCTTATTCTCCAATGTAGTTGCCAGGGCCTTGGCCTGTTCAGCCTCCTGTTCTGCTTCCATAAGCTCTGCCTGAGCGGCCTTAAGAAGTGCTCTGGCCTCCTCAGCCTCTTTTTCCACTTCCTGAAGCTTCTTGGGCAGCTCTATCATCATCTCTCTGTCTTCTTGCTCCTTCATCCGCCGGAAAGCTATCAGGGACCGAGTCTTCTCCAGCTCCTCCTGGAGCGTTGTCACTGCAGTAGCTGCCATTTCCTCGCTCTGCCTGAGGCCGGAGAGGATCGACTTCTCATCTTCCAGCTCTGATTTTAGTGACATGGAAGCCTCCCTCAAGCTGTCAACCTCAGCAGCTGCCTTCTCAATGTTGAGTTTGACTTCCTCGAGTTCCTTCTTCAGCTCTAGATTGCCTTGCTCTTTCAGCTTTGATCCCATATATGCTGCTAATTCAGCCTTCAAATCGAGTAGTAACGAGGAAGATGCATCCAATTTGGATTTCAGTACCCGTGCTGACAACACTTGCTTGTTGAGCTTCTCTAGCTCCTCCTCTGCCTCTTCTAGTTCCAGCCTACACTTGTGGAATTCTTCATCAGCGATGCCCGACCTCTTTTCCTCTGCTTCCAGGTGTGCAGCTCGGGTGGCACTCAATGACTCCTTTGTTGCAATCAACTCATTAGTCAGATTCTCCAACGCCTTTTCAGCCTCCTTGGATGCAGCAACAGCATCTTCTGCCTTTCGGGCTGCCACATCCCTTTCACTCACCATACAAGTGTACTCCTTATTAAGTGAGTCCAGTTCCCTTTTGACAAATTCCAAGTCCGAAACCGCGGCAGCATGCCTGGCCTTCTCAGCAtcgagttgtgccttggcttccaCACTGGCTTCACTCACAATATCCTCCTCCATCTCCTCAATCTTAACACTCAAGAGATCTGCCTCTTCTTTTGCTTCAAGCTCTTCTTTTTCTATCCTCTCTAAGTTAGTCTTCAGTTCTTCTATAAGTTTCTTTGTGTTCTCCAATTCCTCTACTGTTTCCGTCTTTGAAATTTCTTGTCCTACAAGTTTGCTTCTCTGTTCAGCCACAACAAAACCAATAGTAATTAATGACATCCATCCAAAGCATGCAAGGGAGAGAGAAACTGAAACAGAGACGGGAAAGGAAAACATATGTTTACCTCCAAACTCTGGGTTCGGCGGGACTTCCAATCAACTCTTCCTCCAAACTTGGATACAGCATCTTTGACAGATTCAAAAGGGGATGCCGTATCAATGAAATTCTTGTTATTGGCAGGTTCATCATAACCCTGATTGTCACAGTGAGCACGCATTACCAATATTAGTACCcattaataatataattgttCTTGGCAAGTAATATCAAATATGCTAAGCAATTTACCCTTGGGGATTCTGGATGTGGCTCCATTATTGGAAGACTCTGAAGATGGTGACTCCTCCGAATTTCTCACAGGACCTGGTTCCACACAGAAAGCGGTTAGTTTACATGCAATAATGTGCCACGTCAAGCAGACATATTTACACACATTTATGGCGGTACACAAACATATGTATCCACACACATGAAATTTTAAATGGAGTTTGTCATTTTCACATAAATTCGACAATCCGTTGATGGATCATCAAGAGATGGGAAGATGagcaatatatataatatatggcgatgaaaataaaagcataaagaaggaaatgaagaagagaatgaaacCTTGAAGAAGGCGGAAGAGGGAGAGGAATGAATGAATGAGGAGGAGCagaggagaggaagaaggaagagggTATAAGACGATTGGGGTTGGGATTGGGATTGGGGTTGCCGTAGAGGCAATGAAGGAGGAAGGGAACGTACAACTCAGGATGGCGTCCTCCTTCTTGTGCATCCAACTCATGCCAACCTTCCCATTAAACTCCCACATTCTGTTAAACTAAATGACATTCAAACACGTGTTGGAACTACAtatctcatcatttttccacCACAACTTTCCTCCCCACCTTACTACCACACGTCTCTCATCCAATCCTAAATATGCTCTAAAAGTTGACCCAATGCATGCTGTTTCTCCGCCTAGCATCTATACAATCTTCAATTTCCCATACCATTTCTTAAAATTTACAAGATAAATATAGTCATGCTAGTGTTCCATTCGATTTTGttggttttctttttccttcttatttttcaTTTCCCAAATCTATAATTATAGAAAAAAGTACAAAAATCTCCTGTTCAAAACATTGCATTATTGCTGTGTCTAATTCCATTTTAATTAGGCAGGTGATCCATTAAGCTAGGACTCCATAACAAATTCAATATGACAATTCACCCAAGCGACGTACTAGTGACTAATGAGTGACGACATATCAGACGTTCAAAGTTGTATATATtggaagaaattaaataaaataaataaataacgttTGCTGTAATAACTAATAAGCACAACTTCAAAAAGCGCAACCCTCCCCTCGTGCCAAGAAGAGATTCTCGCCATTAGAGAATATTACATAATTCATTGCTCTATACAATTCTTTTCGTGCAGCCATAAGATGTGCAAGGGAAGTTGACATGTTCGGGTTCAGCCCACAAGTGCAAGCAAGCTTTGTCTTACTGCAGGAATTGAGCAGAGTATGGATCCAAATATACCATTCAGAGCATAAGCAATGGCACAAAATGGGAGAGCCTCCGGTTCCTTTGCTGACAATGCAGCTGTTCCAAGCCCATGGGCACTGAAATTTGATTCAAGAGCATGTGAAGAAGAAAATAGTTCGGGTGCTTGTAGGTTGCatattaatatacataatttagTATTAATATTGGTAAACTAAAACGGGGAATCATAAGAGGAACCCTTCCAAAAGCAAacccaaaaggaaaaaaaagagtagTGCAGTGATTTACAAACGAAATTACTTCACATTAAACTATTCAAGTAATTAAAAGAAGAGTGCATTGAAAAAATGCAAATGAATTCTTGGTCAACAGACAACAAGTAATGAATGGTTCAGGAAATGTACCTAGATGCTGTTGCTATTCCTCGGGCAATTGGATCACGAAAACCAAGTTTATCAAGTGTTGCTTGTACAAAATTTGCTCCAACCAGACCAGTTACTACAACCACAGCTGCCGTAAGAGATGGATTGGTACCTGCAGGCATAAAAGGAAGTTTCAGAGGTGGAATTACAAGAAATACTAGAGGACCAATACTTTAAGagggaaagaaaaaagagaaattagTTGGTGTTGGCTCAAATGCAAGGAAAAATGGTTGGTTATCCAACATTCGTGTTAAATTATGCAAACAAATGTTTGTTTAAGAGCTTCCCCTTCTTTGTGCGTTCATATAGGTCGTGTGACAGTATCTAAACCAAGTTTTGCTGGATAATCATTAATCTCTGATTTGCTCAATTAACTTTCACTGTGTTCTAGTGCAGGAAGATTTAATTACGTGATAAACTATTGCAGTGCAGATATAACATTTACCTTCAAACAAAGATACAATGCTGAGTGCCAGTGCCACTGTTATACATCTGGGTAGAATGGACACGGTTAGAGATTGTTCTAATCCAACGAGACGTCCAACAAGGGCAGTAGAATACAGTGAGAACACTGTTGAGATTATGACAGAGGTGAAAATCTCAGCTGCATGCCTTTTCACAAGCTGAATATGGTACACAAatcattagttaattatttaacgGTTTAGCCATTATTAGATTTCAGAAAAAGTTACAAAGCATGTTATACAGTTGCCCATATATCTTGCTTATGATTCGCAACCTACAGTTTTAAGTGTATATAATCAAATCAATGAATTACTACACAAGTATAATTATACTTTACTTCTTGAACTGCTCTTTAACATCTCTTAATTATTCAGAACTGAATAACAACATATGAAATATTGCCCAGATAAAAGGTAGACCACAACCTGTCCAACAGTGAAAGAAAATCCAACCCAATTGCGAGCACTAAAACAACAACTATGCCTGTCCCGCTAGATAGGAAAGCCATTGAAGTAACAGTAATAACAAGATATTGTATTCATCTGGTTTACTATATAATTTATATTGCGGCATTATAGTACTAATGAACTAAGAAACCAAGATGGATACCTTTCTTTGTTTGAACATAGAGAAAGCAAACGAGAGAATAACAGATCCTAAAAATCCCATTAAAATATCACCAGCACCAGGATCAGAGGCTGCCTTTGTAAGGTAATGCCCTGTAAACAACataaggagagaaaaaaaaaacacaaaaaaaattattgatattgaAATGCCATTAATAAAAAGAACAGCATAAGTTAAGGAATTGACAGAGAGAAAAATCATGCTGTGGATGAGAGAGCCAAAGAAAAACAGgtgatttaaaattgttttcCAAGCAACAATTTCTCACCTGAGTTACTGTAAGATCCTTCCTCAATAACCAAACTGGACTCGCAAACAGTCTTTAATAGATTTATGAGCTTGAaagcaaatattttattttttttcaaaaaagcaATCAGAAGgataaatcataaatgggagtcCATGAAGTGTCTAATATAATACTTGTGTGATGATACCAGTATGGGGATTATTCTGAAGTATAAACATTTCCATGGTTCCAATTTTCTTTCTGTTCTGTCAAAAACATATACTTCATCGAAATCAATGCCTTCCATCATCAAACCCTTAGAATTTTACTATCAGACCAACTATGTCCTAAATTTTACCGGTACCTTTTGATTTATGAAAAAGCATTTCAACTCTGCTGGAAAGCTTAGTAATGATTAGCAAACTCTTTGGATGTGAGTTACAAAACTCTAGAACATAGATTTGTTATGAACTTGAGGCTTGTTATGCCCCCTACGCATGTTAGTAACTTTGCACTGAATCTATTTTCCTAATTGAAGTTAGAAGCCAAAGATAGACAGACTTGTAGAACATAGTAGTAATTAAACAGTTCTACAGCAATCAAAAGACTGTCTCGAAGTTGTACCAAGAACAGGTTCAAACCCAGACTTGGATAGATAGCCAAAAGCATATGCTACGAGATCAGCTGATAGTGCACAGCAAATTATTGGATGGAAGACCATCTTCACAGTCGATGGTAAcctgtaaaaaataaataaacaagaataAGAGTAGTTGTAGTGAAAAGAGAAAGTGCAAGTGTGCAAGCTTTCGTTTATTTACCCAGAGCCAACCATGTAGCCTAAGACAGTTGCAGCAAGCAAGAATGGAAGGGACGTTCTGGCAGCTGTCCCCAATGCTGTTGGGTAGAACAATGCACCGAGGAACGAAGCAAGGAGAACCCCAGACCATATCCACACTTCAAAGGTAGAAAATGGGGAGGGTTTTCCCATAGGCTCGGCATCTACCATTTGTGTCTTCACTGCTTTTCTCACTGCTATAGCCGTGAAACCGGCAACACAAACCGTAGCTAGCCATCCTCCAACTGCAAATGAGAGTCAACAAGGTGCATAAAGAAATATGAATGATGAGCAGTTGTTGAGAGAAAAAAGGGACCTATAATGAGGCAAATTTTGATGCCAGAAGCAGGCGGAATATCTCTGACAGAAAGAGGCAGgacaaccaaagatggaacataGAACAAAGGGAGATATCTCTGTATGAACATGAAGGCAGGCTCAAAGAAGTTCATCAAGGCAGTAGCCGCAGAAGGCAGGGTGGAGTCAAGAACAATCAGAAGCGAGAATATACAGAACATCCCGAACAATGCGCTGGGGAACTTAATGGCAGCAGCTACGAACGCTTTCTTCAAATACTTGTCCATTGCAAGAATAAGCCCCAGGGACACAATCAAATGGAAGAGCCCAACTACCTGATCATTGATCAACAACAAAATAAGGAATGATTGCCTCTTTCCTGTTTGTAGTGGTTCAAATAAAAATGAGAAGCTGACTGACACTTTGGGTAAGTGTGGAAGAGGAAGTGCCGCCAGATTCAGTGCCAGCTGATTTTGCTGAAATTTCTCTGCTTTTGCGAATTCCATCACCATGAGAGGCACCCATTTGCCTTTGGAGGAGGCGGAGGCCTTGGCCTTTTCCCTTGATGGCGAAGGGGATGACTGTATTGTGCGAAAAGGAGCCTTTCTGGAGGCCATTGGGAGCAAGAAGATGGTTTGACCTGGGGGCGACTGAGAGAGACGGTGGTCTCAGAAGCACGGTGGGTAAAAGGGTCGCCATACCTGCAGTTGGAGCTGCTTACTGAACAAGAGCAAGAGAAAGCATCGCACTTCACATACTGTGTGGGGCCTAAAAAGAGAAATTGGATGGACCAAAAGAAATGCTAAATTGCTCATGTTATCATTATCAAACAAGTTTATAGCCATAGATCGAGGGCACAGATACACTCTTCTCTGCTTGCTCCGACCTCACATCTTCTCTTACACCAAACTCCCACCCTCTTTCCTCTCCCTTCGTTGCTGCTGCCTCCTCCTCTTCTGTACCCTCAACCTCCCATCGTTTTAATTACTATTTTATTCCGGTAAATTTCTTTTGTAATTATTcaaaaaatcagttattaatatatttgtatatatgttatttaatttatttttaatgtatatttatattatatatatatatatatatatatatatatatatattagggcaagttacttaaataaatagaatagagaaaatatttatcCAAATGTGCAAAACTGGTTCTTGTTACCTGCATGTGCAAAAAGTCATTTCTATGTAATCCGTGGCAACCCACTACTGTTTCAAAAcgtgcataaaccgtggcaggtCCCAGCGGATTATGGCCAAAAGATATAGAGTGTAAACCGTGGTAGGTCACCACGGTTTACTAAGGAGAGATGGCGTGCATAAACCGTGGaaagtcaccacggtttatgaagaaactTGTTTGCACATAAAACCTTgtgggtcaccacggtttatgtgtGGTAAATAATGGCCagaaaaccttgttaattttatgtccaagagacacaacttattttttattttttttattattcttgttaattttttataattatattttttattattatatttttcatctcaaatttttttaatgaaaaaaatgagaataaattagattttcataatttgttctagtttatcaccaagcAGAATTACAATAacataaaattttgtgtctctgtccatcagtgtcttgtcctaTCCTATTTTCAGTGTCTTATCCTATTTTGTTGTTGAAAACAAAGGCAGCCTAATAAATACACACTATATAgtacattttataaaaaaaaaaataatctatttctattgaatatttataataaaattttttcgttttctttatgtattATTGACTAATATATACTATAAAATTTTTACAtgtattatcaattattttttcattatgtttatccctatttttcattttacactatatttaaatatttattatactataaaaaatattaatgaacataataaaataattacttattaataatttttagagTACTCATTAATAttcttataatataataaatattttttattttaaatttaacaaatactAATGTATCAATATACACTTATATGTGAATTTATTAAATCTATATAAAAGATTTAATCAATAAGCATGTTAATGAATATTAATATACCAATATtaacaagtaattattttattgtactcATTAATATGTTATAGTGTAATgaatctttattttataaatgaaaaaataaagatgaatatAATGAGAGAGGTCACCTTAAGCTTAAACGAACTTTTGAGTAGTTTTTATAAGTTTGcctaagattttgaaaacttcataaaaatttaaaataaaaaataaaaacacagatTTCAAACATTAATGttagtgtaatttatttttaaaaatatttttttattttataatagaaaaaaatccaaaaatttcatggtatttattatTGGAgtctaatttttttctaatttattttacataaaaaattttaaatattttaaatttattaaatttcatcattttaaattaaatattacttttttattttttagtaaatag is a window encoding:
- the LOC112786910 gene encoding protein WEAK CHLOROPLAST MOVEMENT UNDER BLUE LIGHT 1, producing the protein MEPHPESPRGYDEPANNKNFIDTASPFESVKDAVSKFGGRVDWKSRRTQSLERSKLVGQEISKTETVEELENTKKLIEELKTNLERIEKEELEAKEEADLLSVKIEEMEEDIVSEASVEAKAQLDAEKARHAAAVSDLEFVKRELDSLNKEYTCMVSERDVAARKAEDAVAASKEAEKALENLTNELIATKESLSATRAAHLEAEEKRSGIADEEFHKCRLELEEAEEELEKLNKQVLSARVLKSKLDASSSLLLDLKAELAAYMGSKLKEQGNLELKKELEEVKLNIEKAAAEVDSLREASMSLKSELEDEKSILSGLRQSEEMAATAVTTLQEELEKTRSLIAFRRMKEQEDREMMIELPKKLQEVEKEAEEARALLKAAQAELMEAEQEAEQAKALATTLENKLLSTEKEIESAKVSEKFARDAIKALEKTETGKSGNESDPSKVTLTLDEYQELSKRTYKAEEQANARIAAANAQIEKAKELELRSLEKLEELNEELSVRRESLKIATENADRAKEGKLAIEYELRTWITEQEEQQRKADELSPDTDTEVEAIVDAATPLPDQHLSSSNCNDASVLTESAPGTGPASAPEAPAPAPDTKTKKKKKLKSLFPTKVVMFFSKRKTHPAK
- the LOC112786911 gene encoding plastidal glycolate/glycerate translocator 1, chloroplastic — its product is MATLLPTVLLRPPSLSVAPRSNHLLAPNGLQKGSFSHNTVIPFAIKGKGQGLRLLQRQMGASHGDGIRKSREISAKSAGTESGGTSSSTLTQSVVGLFHLIVSLGLILAMDKYLKKAFVAAAIKFPSALFGMFCIFSLLIVLDSTLPSAATALMNFFEPAFMFIQRYLPLFYVPSLVVLPLSVRDIPPASGIKICLIIVGGWLATVCVAGFTAIAVRKAVKTQMVDAEPMGKPSPFSTFEVWIWSGVLLASFLGALFYPTALGTAARTSLPFLLAATVLGYMVGSGLPSTVKMVFHPIICCALSADLVAYAFGYLSKSGFEPVLGHYLTKAASDPGAGDILMGFLGSVILSFAFSMFKQRKLVKRHAAEIFTSVIISTVFSLYSTALVGRLVGLEQSLTVSILPRCITVALALSIVSLFEGTNPSLTAAVVVVTGLVGANFVQATLDKLGFRDPIARGIATASSAHGLGTAALSAKEPEALPFCAIAYALNGIFGSILCSIPAVRQSLLALVG